ACGCGCCGTCCGGGCCAGCCGTCGTCTCCCACGGCGACAGTTCCTCCGCGCCGGCCCACGCGGGCCGGGCCGTCACGGTGACGACCTCGTCCTCGTCGGCGAGCGTGACGGTCCCCCGCAGCGACCCGTCGTGTCCGGCGATCACCGCGTCGACGCCGTCAGTGACCTCGCGCGCGGTGGCCCGCACGGAGCCCGCCGCGTCCATGGCCGGCGCCTGCGGGTACCACACCTCGTCGTACCCCTCGGCGCTGAAGCGCAGGTGGTACGCGCCTGGCAGCAGGCCCGCGACGACGTAGCCGCCGTCCGCCTGGGTGGCGGCCGAGCTGACCACCACGGGCCCGTGGCGCCCCTGGCGGACCACCTCGACCGTGATCCGCCCGACCCCCTGCGAGTCGACGGCGCCGCGCACGGTCCCGCTCAACACACCGCCCACTCCCGCGGCCACGGCGCCGTCCTTCGGCACGGCGCCCGCGACACCGCCCGACCCCTCAGTGGCGGCCGCGGACGCCGCGAAGAACGATGCCGGCGCCACGCGCGTCAACGGGTCCTGGCCGAGGACTGCGCGGATGCCGAGGAGCGACACCGCCGCCCACATGCCGACGATAGCGACGAGCGTCAGGACCGTGAGGAGCCCTCGGCTGATCAGGGGCCGCTGCCGCAGCACGAGCGGCACCACCGCCTGCTGGTCGGCGGCCATGGCCTCGAGCCGCAGCGGGCGGTCCCGGTCCGACCCGACCAGGTGGCGGGGCCCGCGCGCCTCGACGGTGCAGCGGGCTCTCTCCCCGGGCGCCACCGACACCGCGGACGGGGTCACCCGGGCGCGCAGGGTCCGATCCGTGTCATCGGCCCGCAACGTGACGTCGAGCAGCACGTTGCCCTTGTTGACGACCTCGACGACGAAGTCCGCGCGGCGCCGGGCCCGGGCCACCGCCGGATCTGCCTCCACCGAGAGCTCGGCCCTGGCGCCCACCACCAGGAGCACCGTGTGCGCGCCGACCGGAACGGCCGGGTCGTTGCCGGTCACGACCAGCGTCAGCGGGTGCTCGCCGGCCGGGAAGCTGGCGGGCACGTCGACCACCGCGGTCAGCGTCCCCGAGGCGTCAGGGAACAGCGCCACCCGCTCGGGGCGCGCGTGAGTGAAGGCCTCGAGCGCCCCCTGCGCCCGCAGGCCGACGCCCTCGATCACCTGGCCGGTGTTGACGACCTCGAGCGGGATCTCGACGCTCGAGCCGGGGGCGGCCTCCACCCCGTCGACTGCGCACAGCACTCTCATGCGGCGGTCACGTGCGCCCGGGGCCGTCGGCGGGACGCACGAGTCCACCGCCCTCACGCCGAACGCCCGAGCCCACGGCGGGAGCCGTGACGGGCCCGACAGCGCCCTCGCGCGGCGTGGCCACCGCGGAGCCCGCCACCGACGTGACGGCTGGGGGCGCCGCCTCCCAGTCGAAGGCGTCACCGGCGACCGTCACCATGAGCAGGAAACTCGCCCGCAGCTGGCCGCCGAGCGCGCCCCACAGGTCGCGCGGACGGTTGCCCTGGTCCTGCACGACGGCGAGCTGCACCCCCGAGGCCAGCGGCGCGGGCAGGTGGCGGGCGGGCAGCACCTGGTGGGCGAGGACGCGGGACATCACGTCGCCGAGCAGTTGGTGCTCGTCGCGCACGACGCTCGCCCACGCGCTGACCAGGTAGTCGAGCTGGACCATGGGCAAGGGCGCGCGCTGCTGGGCGCCGGAGCCGGTGGTCCGGGCGGCAGCCGGCCGGGGCGGCTGCGCGCTCCTGCTGATGCCGTAGAGGAAGGCGTTGACGGTGATCCGGTTGACCTGCGAGGACCAGCTCGACGCGGGCGTCTCGAACGACACGTCGCCCACCTCACGCGGCAGCGGCAGGGTCTCGCGCCAGAACGCCTCGAGACCGTCCTCGACGATGGGGATCAGCAACAGAACTCTCCTCCATCGAATGTGACCGGACGTGCCCGCGCATCGGCGGCGCAGCCCGCGCACAGCGGGGCACGGGCTCGTCGAGGCTAGGCGGGGCGCGGCCAGCGGCTCTTCGGTAATCGCTACCCAAGTTGCGGGCGCGCGACCTAGCTGGTGGTCCGCACCGAGCCCGGCATGACGATCTGGACCACGCCGCCGTACGCGCAGTTGCACGTCGCCCCGGCGACGAGCGCGGGCGACCCGCCGACCCGCACCGTGGGCGACCCGCCAGCCCACGGCCCTGTCACCGGTGTGCACGGCATGGGGGTCAGCACCCCCAGCGCCGCGCTGGTGGCAGCTGCGACGGTCGGGTTCGACAGGCTCATGCACATCCCGAAGGGCGGGATGTTGACGAAGGGGGTCGCGTCGACCACGGTCGCGGCGGGCTTCCCCTCGACGGTGACGCGGGTGATCGGCAGCACCTGAATCGTCGAGGGCGCGACGCCGAACGAGCACATCAGCATCGCGGTCGAGGTGACCTGCGGCTTGCCCATGAGGCCCGCCTCAGACCTGTGAGCCGCGCACGGACGCGGTCAACTGCGCGCCCGTCGTTGTCACCAGGCAGGTGATGTCGCGGTCCTCGCCCTGCGACCAGCCACGCGCCGACGGCAGCAGGTAGGTGAAGAACAGCTTGGAGTCGCGGTAGTCCACGCCGACGTAGCGCTCGAACTCGGCGACGCACGTGCCGTCGGCATAGGTCTGCAGCTGCGCGTCGCCCGGGAACTCGGCGTCGGCCGGCTCGTAGCCGGTCACGGCGAAGACCTCGAGGGTGTGCTCGTGCTCGCAGGCCACCCGCTCGACGGCGGTCAGCTCCGCGGTGATCTCCGTCGGGGCCCGGAGGCAGTCCCCGACCTCGAGGTCGAACACGTCGACGGTGTCGCCGGTGTCCCCGCCGTCCCCGAACCAGGCGCACCCGCCCAGCACGGGCGCCACGAGCAACCCGGAGGCGACGGCGGCCGCGCGCCTGCTCCGGCGCCTGTCGATGCCCACGGCCATGCTCTCGTCAGTAATCACCACGGCCCCCACGCTAGAGGCGTGGGGGCCGTGGGTCTTGCGTAGTCATTGCTGAGAAAACGCGTGGATCAGTGCGCGTGCTGGCCGCGCGAGAACTCGAAAACCCAGCCGACGAGGCCGATCACACCGAGTGCCGCGCCGATGTACGCGATCCACCATCCGGCGGCCATGCCGAGGAAGGCGAGGGCCGCCGCGGCGGCGATGACCAGCGGCCACCAGCTCCACGGGCTGTACACGCCCTGGTCGCCGGCGCCCTGGGCGATCTCGCCCTCGGGGTCGTCCTCCGGGCGCGGGTCGATCCGGCGGGACAGCAGGCGGAAGTAGCCGCCGATCATCCCGACCAGCGCGGCCACCAGCGGGATCCCGAGGGACCCGGTGGGCTCCCAGCCGCTCCAGATGCCGTAGATGAGCCCGACGGGGAGGAAGAAGATGACCCCGTAGAGGAAGAGCTTGTACTCGATCTTCATCGCTGGTCCTCCGGCTCGTCGCCCTGGTCCTTCACCTGGGTCGCGGACTGCTCGGGCTCGCTGGTGCCCTGCGCGAGGCGCTCGTCCACCAGCGTGTTCTGCCCACGGCGGTCGGCGTCGCCGAGCAGCTCGTCGAGCACGCCAGAGTCCGGCGTGGCCCGGTCGAGGGCGGCGATCTCCGGGTGGTGCAGGTCGAACGCGGGGCGCTCGGAGCGGATGCGCGGCAGCGATGTGAAGTTGTGCCGCGGCGGCGGGCAGCTCGTGGCCCACTCGAGCGACGAGCCGTAGCCCCACGGGTCGTCGACGGTGACCTTGGGCGCCCGGCGCCAGGTGATGTAGACGTTCCAGAGGAACGGCAGCGTCGAGGCCGCGAGGAGCACCGAGCCCACGGTCGAGAGCTGGTTCATCCACGTGAACCCGTCCTGCGGCGAGTAGTCGGCGTACCGGCGGGGCATGCCCGCGACGCCCAGCCAGTGCTGCACCAGGAACGTGGCGTGGAAGCCGACGAACAGCATCCAGAAGTGGATCTTCCCGAGCCGCTCGTCGAGCATGCGGCCGGTGAACTTAGGCCACCAGAAGTACAGCCCGGCGAACATCATGAACACGACGGTGCCGAAGACCACGTAGTGGAAGTGCGCGACCACGAAGTACGAGTCGGACAGGTGGAAGTCGAGCGCCGGGCTGGACAGGATGATGCCGGTCAGGCCGCCGAAGAGGAACGTGACCATGAACCCGATCGTCCACAGCATGGGTGTCTCGAAGGTGAGCTTCCCTCGCCACATCGTGCCGATCCAGTTGAAGAACTTCACCCCGGTCGGCACCGCGATCAGCATGGTCATCAGCGCGAAGAAGGGCAGCAGCACGGCGCCGGTGACGTACATGTGGTGCGCCCACACGGTCATCGACAGCGCGGCGATCGCGATGATCGCGTAGACGAGGCCCTTGTAGCCGAACAGCGGCTTGCGGCTGAACACCGGGATGATCTCGGACGCGATGCCGAAGAAGGGCAGCGCGATGATGTAGACCTCGGGGTGCCCGAAGAACCAGAACAGGTGCTGCCAGAGCAGGGCTCCCCCGTTGTCGGGGTTGAAGACCTGCGCCCCGAGGCGTCGGTCGGCCCCGAGGGCGAACAGCGCAGAGGCCAGCGGGGGGAACGCCATGAGGATCATCAGGGCGGTGATGAGCGTGCCCCAGGTGAACACCGGCATCCGGAACATGGTCATGCCGGGCGCGCGCATCGTCACGATCGTGGTGATGAAGTTGACGGCGCCGAGGATGGTGCCGAAGCCGGTCAGCGCGAGGCCGAAGACCCAGAGGTCTCCCCCCAGCCCTGGCGAGTAGACGGCGTTGGACAACGGCGCGTAGGCGAACCAGCCGAACGACGCGGCGCCCTGCGGGGTGACGAACCCGGCGCACGCGATGATGCCGCCGAACAGGTAGAGCCAGTACGCGAACATGTTCAGCCGCGGGAACGCGACGTCCGGCGCGCCGATCTGCAGCGGCATGATCACGTTGGCGAAGCCCGCGAACAGCGGCGTCGCGAACAGCAGCAGCATGATCGTGCCGTGCATCGTGAAGAGCTGGTTGTACTGCTCCTTCGACTGCACGATCTGGATGCCGGGTTCGAAGAGCTCGGCGCGGATCAGCAGGGCGAGTACGCCGGCGAAGCAGAAGAAGAGGAACGACGTGATCAGGTACAGGTACCCGATCGTCTTGTGGTCGGTGGAGGTGATCCACTTGACCACCGTCCGTCCGAGCGTCTGGCGGTTCGGGGCGAGCCCGGGGATCGCCTCGGTTGCGGTGGCCATCAGTTGTCTTCCTCTTCGGTGCCGCTCACGTTGGTGTTGTCGCCCCGCAGGTCCTGCTGCCGGTTGTACTCGAGCCCCAGCGCGCCGGTCTGCCCGGCGGCACGCAGCTCGGCGATGTGCGCGTCGTACTCGTCGCGCTCGACGACCTTGACGTTGAACAGCATCGAGGAGTGCTCCTCGCCGCAGAGCTCGGCGCACTTGCCGACGTACTCGCCGACGCGGGTGGGCACGATCTGGAACTCGTTGGTCCGGCCGGGGAACATGTCGAGCTTGTAGAGGAACGCGGGCACCCAGAAGGAGTGGATGACGTCGCGGGAGTTGAGGACGAACTGCACGCGCTCGTCGACGGGCAGCCACAGCGTCGGCTGCTCGGTGAGCACGCCGTCGAGGCCGATCTCCTGGGCGTGCTCGCCGGTGTCGTAGACGTCGTCGGTGAGGTAGTTGAAGTCCCAGCTCCACTGCTTGCCGACGACCTGGACCGTGAGGTCGGTCGGCGCCTCGTTGGACTGGATCTCCGACTGGTCGCGCGCCGTGAAGTAGTAGAGGACGCCGACCATGATGATCGGCATGATCACGTACATGACCTCGAGCGGGACGTGGTACCGCAGCTGGACGGGCAGGCGGTCGTCGTTCTTCCGCTTCCGGTAGACCGTGATGCACCACAGGATCAGGCCCCACGTGATGACGCCCACCGCGAGGGCGGCGATCCACGAGCCGACCCACAGGTTGGTGATCCGACCGGTCTGGTTGGTCACCTCGCCGTCGGTGTAGCCGGGCAGGAAGCCGCGCTGGACCTCCGCGGAGCACCCCGCGAGGGCTAGGACAGCGACGGTGACCAGGGCGCCCCACTTCAGGGCGGGCCGCCGGTTCCGGCTGGTGTTCTGCGAGCGCACTGGGGACCTCTCACTCACGTCCCGGTTCTGAGCCACCGCCTCTTCGGGTGGCCTCCACCTGGGACCTTCGTCCTCGACGTGTGCAGCCTAGCGTCAAGATCAGCCGTCAGCGTGACCACGGCGCGCTGAAGACGACAACCTGTCAGCACGCGGACACTCGCGTGGCCATGGCCGGCCCCGCCCGCCGGGGACGTGCCGTGCGGGCAGAGCGCGCTACCGTGCCGACGTGACCCTCCCTCTCGCGCGCCGACCGCGCCCCCTGCCGCGGAGCGGCATGTGACGGACGCCACCCGCCCTACCCGCGTGTTCCTCGACGCCGGAGGCCGCGCGCCGGTGCTTCCCGCCGCTCGCGAGGCCTTCCTGCAGGCGCTCGACGAAGGCTGGGCCGACCCCCGCAGGCTGCACTCGGAAGGCCGCCGCGCCCGCCTGCTGCTCGACGGCGCACGCGAGGCCATCGCCGCCGCGGTCGGCGCGCGGGCCGAGGAGGTGGACCTCCACGGCTCGCACACCCTCGCCCTGCACGCCGGCGTGCGGGCGGTGGCGCGTGGGCGCCGCCGCGCCGGGCGCGACCTGGTGGTGTCGGCGGTCGAGCGCGCGGCGGTGCTGGAGGCCGCGGCGTTCTCCGCGGCGCAGCCCTGGGGCGGCGATCGGGGCCGGCGCGTCGACGTGCCGGTCGACCGGCTGGGCAGGGTCGACCTCAACGCGTGGGCCGCGGCGGTCGGCGCGCCCGGTGTCGCGGTCGCCGCCCTGCAGCACGCGAGCGGGGAGGTCGGCTCGACCCAGCCGGTCGAGGCCGCGCACGATCTGGCGCGCCGGTCGGGCGTGCCGCTGCTGGTGGACGCCGGCGCGAGCCTCGGGCACGTGCCGGTGGGCGGCTCATGGGACGTGCTCGCCGCCGACCCGGCCGACTGGGGAGCGCTCGGCGGCGTGGGTGTGCTGGTCACGCGCGCCGGGGTGCGCCGGGCGACCGACTGGCCCGAGGACGAGGACCGCTGGTCCCCGGGCGGGGTGAGCGTTCCCGCTGCGCTCGCCGCCGCGGTGGCCCTGCAGGACGCGCTGCGCACTGCGCCATCGGACGAAGGCCGGCGCCGGGATCTGGTGCGCCGCGTCCGGGAGCGCGTCGCCGCCGAGGCGCCGGACGTGGAGGTGGTGGGCGACCCGGAAGGGCGGCTCCCCCACGTGGTCACGTTCTCGTGCCTGTACGTCGACGGCGAGGCGCTGGTCGGCGAGCTCGACCGGCTGGGGTTCGCCGTCGGCTCCGGATCGGCGTGCACCTCCAGCGCCCTCGAGCCGAGCCACGTGCTGGCCGCCATGGGCGTGCTCACCCACGGGAACGTGCGGCTGGCCCTGCCCCGCGACGTGCGCGCCGAGGACGTCGAACGGTTCTGCGACGTCCTGCCGGGGGCCGTGGCGAAGGTCCGCGAGGCCCTCGGGGTGCAGGGCCTGTGACCGGCGAGGCGACGGTCGACGCGCGCGGGCTCCGGTGCCCGATGCCGGTGATCCGCCTGGCCAAGGCAGCCCGGGACCTGCCAGACGGCGCCGTGGTCACCGTGCTCGCCACGGACCCGGCGGCGCGCCACGACGTGCCCGCCTGGGCCCGGATGCGGGGCCACACGCTGCTCGGCGTCGAGGACGCGGCCGAGGGCGTCACCGCGATCTCGGTCCGCCTGGGCCCGCCCCCTCCACCGGCCCCCGACGCACGATGAGCCCGGCGCCGCAAGGGCGCCGGGCTCATCGTCGGGCGTCCACGCGGGACGCCGGCCGCCTCAGCCGAACGAGCCGCCGCAGGCGCAGGAGCTGCCCGCGTTCGGGTTGTCGATCGTGAAGCCCTGCTTCTCGATGGTGTCCGCGAAGTCGATCGTCGCGCCGTCCAGGTAGGGGACGCTCATGCGGTCCACGACGACCTCGACGCCGTCGTAGTCCCGCAGCGCGTCGCCGTCCAGGACCCGCTCGTCGAAGTAGAGCTGGTAGATCAGGCCCGAGCAGCCACCGGGCTGCACGGCGACCCGAAGTCGCAGGTCGTCACGGCCCTCCTGCTCGAGCAGGCTGCGGACCTTGTCCGCGGCGACGTCGGTCAGGTTGACGCCGTGCGTGGCGGTCTCGGTGGTCTCGCTCATGGTCTCTCCAGGCCTCGATGAAAGGGTCGAGTGGTGCGGGCGCTTCCGTCGATCTCGTCAACAGCGCCGTGCGACAAGTTGTTCCCACCCTACGCCGCGGCGCCTAGGACCCTCAGCACCAGCCGCCGCACGTCGCGCGCGAGCGGGGCGGGCGAGCAGGCGGACGGGGCTCAGCGGGACCAGGTCTGCGCGACCCGCGCCGCGCGGCGCCGCAGCGCCCCCGCCGGGTCGTTGAGGGACTCCGCCACCTGGGCGGGGCTCTGCGCGACGGCGTAGACGCCCGCGATGCCCGCGGCGCCCCATTCCCGGCGCCCGACGTCGACCTGCCCGGCGATGACAACGGCCGGGACGGCGGCGGCGAGGGCGCGCTCGGCGACCGCCGCGACCACCTTCCCGTGCAGGGACTGCCAGTCGAACCGGCCCTCGCCGGTGACGACCACGTCGGCCTCCCCCACCTGCCGCGCCAGGCCGACAGCGTCGGCGACCAACGCCGAGCCCGGCGCCAGCCGCGCGCCGAGCAGCGAGAGCCCGAAGCCGAGCCCGCCCGCGGCGCCGGCCCCGGGAGCCGAGGCGA
The sequence above is a segment of the Cellulomonas chengniuliangii genome. Coding sequences within it:
- the ctaD gene encoding aa3-type cytochrome oxidase subunit I codes for the protein MATATEAIPGLAPNRQTLGRTVVKWITSTDHKTIGYLYLITSFLFFCFAGVLALLIRAELFEPGIQIVQSKEQYNQLFTMHGTIMLLLFATPLFAGFANVIMPLQIGAPDVAFPRLNMFAYWLYLFGGIIACAGFVTPQGAASFGWFAYAPLSNAVYSPGLGGDLWVFGLALTGFGTILGAVNFITTIVTMRAPGMTMFRMPVFTWGTLITALMILMAFPPLASALFALGADRRLGAQVFNPDNGGALLWQHLFWFFGHPEVYIIALPFFGIASEIIPVFSRKPLFGYKGLVYAIIAIAALSMTVWAHHMYVTGAVLLPFFALMTMLIAVPTGVKFFNWIGTMWRGKLTFETPMLWTIGFMVTFLFGGLTGIILSSPALDFHLSDSYFVVAHFHYVVFGTVVFMMFAGLYFWWPKFTGRMLDERLGKIHFWMLFVGFHATFLVQHWLGVAGMPRRYADYSPQDGFTWMNQLSTVGSVLLAASTLPFLWNVYITWRRAPKVTVDDPWGYGSSLEWATSCPPPRHNFTSLPRIRSERPAFDLHHPEIAALDRATPDSGVLDELLGDADRRGQNTLVDERLAQGTSEPEQSATQVKDQGDEPEDQR
- the ctaC gene encoding aa3-type cytochrome oxidase subunit II, producing the protein MSERSPVRSQNTSRNRRPALKWGALVTVAVLALAGCSAEVQRGFLPGYTDGEVTNQTGRITNLWVGSWIAALAVGVITWGLILWCITVYRKRKNDDRLPVQLRYHVPLEVMYVIMPIIMVGVLYYFTARDQSEIQSNEAPTDLTVQVVGKQWSWDFNYLTDDVYDTGEHAQEIGLDGVLTEQPTLWLPVDERVQFVLNSRDVIHSFWVPAFLYKLDMFPGRTNEFQIVPTRVGEYVGKCAELCGEEHSSMLFNVKVVERDEYDAHIAELRAAGQTGALGLEYNRQQDLRGDNTNVSGTEEEDN
- a CDS encoding DUF4255 domain-containing protein, which codes for MLIPIVEDGLEAFWRETLPLPREVGDVSFETPASSWSSQVNRITVNAFLYGISRSAQPPRPAAARTTGSGAQQRAPLPMVQLDYLVSAWASVVRDEHQLLGDVMSRVLAHQVLPARHLPAPLASGVQLAVVQDQGNRPRDLWGALGGQLRASFLLMVTVAGDAFDWEAAPPAVTSVAGSAVATPREGAVGPVTAPAVGSGVRREGGGLVRPADGPGRT
- a CDS encoding DUF4280 domain-containing protein: MGKPQVTSTAMLMCSFGVAPSTIQVLPITRVTVEGKPAATVVDATPFVNIPPFGMCMSLSNPTVAAATSAALGVLTPMPCTPVTGPWAGGSPTVRVGGSPALVAGATCNCAYGGVVQIVMPGSVRTTS
- a CDS encoding septum formation family protein, translated to MVITDESMAVGIDRRRSRRAAAVASGLLVAPVLGGCAWFGDGGDTGDTVDVFDLEVGDCLRAPTEITAELTAVERVACEHEHTLEVFAVTGYEPADAEFPGDAQLQTYADGTCVAEFERYVGVDYRDSKLFFTYLLPSARGWSQGEDRDITCLVTTTGAQLTASVRGSQV
- a CDS encoding aminotransferase class V-fold PLP-dependent enzyme, which encodes MTDATRPTRVFLDAGGRAPVLPAAREAFLQALDEGWADPRRLHSEGRRARLLLDGAREAIAAAVGARAEEVDLHGSHTLALHAGVRAVARGRRRAGRDLVVSAVERAAVLEAAAFSAAQPWGGDRGRRVDVPVDRLGRVDLNAWAAAVGAPGVAVAALQHASGEVGSTQPVEAAHDLARRSGVPLLVDAGASLGHVPVGGSWDVLAADPADWGALGGVGVLVTRAGVRRATDWPEDEDRWSPGGVSVPAALAAAVALQDALRTAPSDEGRRRDLVRRVRERVAAEAPDVEVVGDPEGRLPHVVTFSCLYVDGEALVGELDRLGFAVGSGSACTSSALEPSHVLAAMGVLTHGNVRLALPRDVRAEDVERFCDVLPGAVAKVREALGVQGL
- the erpA gene encoding iron-sulfur cluster insertion protein ErpA; protein product: MSETTETATHGVNLTDVAADKVRSLLEQEGRDDLRLRVAVQPGGCSGLIYQLYFDERVLDGDALRDYDGVEVVVDRMSVPYLDGATIDFADTIEKQGFTIDNPNAGSSCACGGSFG
- a CDS encoding cytochrome c oxidase subunit 4 — protein: MKIEYKLFLYGVIFFLPVGLIYGIWSGWEPTGSLGIPLVAALVGMIGGYFRLLSRRIDPRPEDDPEGEIAQGAGDQGVYSPWSWWPLVIAAAAALAFLGMAAGWWIAYIGAALGVIGLVGWVFEFSRGQHAH
- a CDS encoding sulfurtransferase TusA family protein, which codes for MPVIRLAKAARDLPDGAVVTVLATDPAARHDVPAWARMRGHTLLGVEDAAEGVTAISVRLGPPPPPAPDAR
- a CDS encoding carboxypeptidase regulatory-like domain-containing protein; this encodes MRVLCAVDGVEAAPGSSVEIPLEVVNTGQVIEGVGLRAQGALEAFTHARPERVALFPDASGTLTAVVDVPASFPAGEHPLTLVVTGNDPAVPVGAHTVLLVVGARAELSVEADPAVARARRRADFVVEVVNKGNVLLDVTLRADDTDRTLRARVTPSAVSVAPGERARCTVEARGPRHLVGSDRDRPLRLEAMAADQQAVVPLVLRQRPLISRGLLTVLTLVAIVGMWAAVSLLGIRAVLGQDPLTRVAPASFFAASAAATEGSGGVAGAVPKDGAVAAGVGGVLSGTVRGAVDSQGVGRITVEVVRQGRHGPVVVSSAATQADGGYVVAGLLPGAYHLRFSAEGYDEVWYPQAPAMDAAGSVRATAREVTDGVDAVIAGHDGSLRGTVTLADEDEVVTVTARPAWAGAEELSPWETTAGPDGAYTLPALPAPGAYELTFSADGYAPTTLTERVLGGQERFVTDVRLGAGSGQITGRVTDGAAGLGGVAVSTTVDGQAVEVGTPTTGPVGAYVLAGLPTPGTYVLTFTKDGHASRTLVVDLGPGELRAGADVVMRGGAGAVTGRVSDASGAGLGGATVRLGGSSTASVVTTLTQGDVGSFMLTGLAAGSTHTITVELAGFAPATVPVEVGPDGRSAAVRVTLASAVGSVSGRVLSGGAAVGGATVEVTDGRLSWRTTSASGTGAFTVGGLEPRRYTVRVVQGARVVGTALVTVTAGGVASQDIDLVAGT